One part of the Leptospira saintgironsiae genome encodes these proteins:
- a CDS encoding sensor histidine kinase: MTNAGIEKKDVRQSESRTKKNILLVGTDPERTELITKICEEVGLTVFHFPVLENLKIDRDFGIVYSELDVSQFETLARMFSKSKRSPSFILGLDNPDTKAIVKAVRLGAYDCIDINETSPKEIKETLRHIKENWELDLLQDNLETERFNKIQGDLDWNSFRKDLIRKDLQTKSAYLISNIRTSLSQGSGFGALVSAIGLIRKKAKQNGNHYEVPATLIDLLVSNAETANRIIEIFNEMDYFIHNAQIKEEYSISQIHNLFKKEIQNVYELARFKKLHIKICEDKYVSSRAAVGIHEESFKKAVEELLLNAIKFSEAETTIYVLFTLKKRKLLISVLNSPKIEGGSKKGIPNEESEFVFQPFARLTKYVHEDIPTLDYGLGLPLVEKIVSNHEGKIATFNVTSFLDEEEETMVLMEMDLPISQKV; the protein is encoded by the coding sequence ATGACGAACGCTGGAATAGAAAAAAAGGATGTTCGGCAATCGGAAAGCCGGACTAAAAAAAATATTTTGTTAGTTGGGACTGATCCCGAAAGAACGGAACTGATTACCAAAATTTGTGAAGAAGTAGGTCTTACAGTTTTTCATTTTCCTGTATTGGAAAATCTAAAAATTGATAGAGACTTCGGGATCGTTTACTCCGAATTAGATGTTTCTCAATTCGAAACATTAGCCCGAATGTTTTCTAAGTCAAAAAGATCCCCTTCTTTTATCTTAGGTTTGGATAACCCAGATACTAAAGCTATAGTCAAAGCGGTACGTTTAGGCGCATATGACTGTATTGACATTAACGAAACTTCTCCCAAAGAGATTAAAGAGACTCTCAGGCATATTAAGGAAAACTGGGAGTTGGATCTTCTCCAAGATAATCTGGAAACGGAAAGATTTAACAAGATCCAAGGAGACTTGGATTGGAATTCATTTCGTAAAGATCTGATCCGAAAAGATCTACAAACAAAAAGTGCGTATCTGATCTCGAATATTAGAACTTCCTTAAGCCAGGGTTCTGGTTTTGGGGCATTAGTATCTGCAATAGGCCTGATACGCAAAAAAGCTAAGCAGAATGGGAATCATTACGAAGTACCAGCAACTCTGATAGATCTATTGGTATCAAACGCGGAAACTGCAAATAGGATCATAGAAATTTTCAACGAAATGGATTATTTCATCCATAACGCCCAAATTAAGGAAGAATATTCAATTTCCCAGATACACAATCTATTCAAGAAAGAAATACAGAACGTATACGAACTTGCGAGATTCAAAAAGCTTCACATTAAGATCTGCGAAGATAAGTATGTAAGTTCCAGAGCAGCCGTAGGTATCCACGAAGAAAGTTTTAAAAAAGCAGTCGAAGAACTACTTCTGAATGCGATCAAATTTTCGGAAGCGGAGACAACGATCTATGTATTATTCACTCTGAAAAAAAGAAAACTTTTGATCTCTGTTTTAAATTCTCCCAAGATCGAAGGTGGAAGTAAAAAAGGTATTCCGAATGAAGAATCAGAGTTTGTATTCCAACCATTTGCAAGGTTGACTAAATATGTGCATGAGGACATTCCTACTTTGGATTATGGACTGGGTTTACCCTTGGTGGAAAAAATAGTATCGAACCATGAAGGGAAAATTGCCACATTCAATGTAACAAGCTTTTTAGATGAAGAAGAAGAAACAATGGTACTAATGGAAATGGATCTACCCATTTCCCAAAAAGTTTAG